One Kiritimatiellales bacterium genomic window carries:
- a CDS encoding DUF2961 domain-containing protein translates to MPYKNGALCILENNSKIPVSISISTEGNRDSTEGLSRKFHAGWRASSVSGTPFRMLKITGRGHYVGSFVSAIGQDGSWNILEGDEFVVPDAGTQPPQLGTGLEDYFNGAYYYTSLFDLPLHGLIEKGAMRTDQYRFHLLDAVSFNKSMEMGFEFGDRNRAQGYMSGVVYWYADRASSAMLPVGQKHLLVRPVDRFELAGMMSQLFLLERDGLYADAAARMEFFSERYRNQPWNDLFKVRALAYREKIDGFLSVKADYQVFMKSTNAAAAQASSDRLWLSEDSSHALLGIHALCKYKLKKNGEVIAEGEGRNNLRVLRTSVTAGEHIWDVELEPTAQGSFFSFCLRMQTGDITSAGEWETIEAVAFPDRPDFGEFKGEQVLPNMTVWAFVPNAYINMQSPAMGINLWPFWAPVPEVKSVHLRKKWTLEKNLPELSLKKEKERGADELKAYTVDSY, encoded by the coding sequence ATGCCGTATAAAAACGGAGCACTTTGTATTCTTGAAAATAATTCGAAAATCCCGGTTTCCATTTCAATTTCCACTGAGGGAAATCGCGACAGTACTGAAGGGTTGTCACGAAAATTCCATGCCGGATGGCGGGCATCCTCTGTTTCCGGTACACCGTTCCGAATGTTAAAGATAACCGGACGGGGGCATTATGTCGGAAGTTTTGTTTCTGCGATTGGCCAGGATGGCAGTTGGAATATTCTGGAAGGGGATGAATTTGTGGTGCCTGATGCCGGTACGCAGCCACCGCAGCTTGGGACCGGGTTAGAAGATTATTTCAATGGGGCATATTATTATACCAGCCTTTTTGATTTACCTCTGCACGGATTAATTGAAAAAGGCGCAATGCGGACAGATCAATATCGGTTTCACTTGTTAGATGCTGTTTCGTTTAATAAATCAATGGAAATGGGATTTGAGTTCGGCGACCGCAATCGTGCACAGGGATATATGTCCGGTGTGGTATATTGGTATGCCGATCGTGCATCATCCGCAATGCTTCCGGTGGGGCAGAAACACCTGTTAGTCCGTCCGGTAGACCGGTTTGAACTGGCGGGAATGATGTCCCAGCTTTTTTTACTGGAACGGGACGGGCTTTATGCTGATGCCGCGGCAAGAATGGAATTTTTTTCGGAGCGGTACCGGAATCAGCCGTGGAATGATCTTTTTAAAGTCCGGGCATTAGCCTATCGGGAAAAGATTGATGGGTTTCTTTCTGTTAAAGCCGATTATCAGGTTTTTATGAAAAGTACAAACGCGGCTGCGGCACAAGCATCTTCCGACCGGCTCTGGTTATCGGAAGATTCATCTCATGCGCTATTAGGTATTCATGCCTTGTGCAAATATAAATTGAAAAAGAATGGGGAGGTCATTGCAGAAGGCGAAGGGCGGAATAATTTACGTGTGTTGCGCACATCTGTAACTGCCGGCGAACATATATGGGATGTTGAACTGGAGCCGACGGCGCAAGGAAGTTTTTTTTCATTTTGTTTGCGAATGCAAACGGGAGACATTACTTCTGCCGGTGAATGGGAAACGATCGAAGCTGTCGCATTTCCTGACCGGCCGGACTTTGGAGAATTTAAAGGCGAACAGGTTTTGCCGAATATGACAGTCTGGGCATTTGTTCCTAATGCATATATCAATATGCAAAGCCCAGCAATGGGAATCAATCTTTGGCCTTTCTGGGCGCCGGTGCCGGAAGTAAAATCCGTTCATTTACGGAAAAAATGGACATTGGAAAAAAATTTACCGGAATTAAGTCTGAAGAAAGAAAAAGAACGGGGTGCAGACGAATTGAAAGCATATACGGTTGATTCATATTAA
- the recO gene encoding DNA repair protein RecO → MIIKTQAIPLYWTDISNTSRIVTWLTAQYGKLSTGMKGDQRKNSLFRGQYDFFATSELLFYDRAERGAHIAKECSMLHPRTMFRTDWRACAAAGYISALFAKTTPRHAHEPGRFEFFEEMLSYAEEFGRVPEFLIWFDLHFAEYQGCKLQLNDDERRVYRFSAEYGGVIKPDYAAANRIAAAPLAPQAVELLKAWQQIDNPAEALQMKINPACSAQIDRVLEKFVAYQFDLPPHVRCTAIETLRAA, encoded by the coding sequence ATGATCATCAAAACGCAGGCGATTCCGCTTTACTGGACCGATATTTCGAATACATCGCGCATCGTCACCTGGCTCACTGCGCAGTACGGCAAACTCTCGACCGGCATGAAAGGCGACCAACGCAAAAACAGCCTGTTTCGCGGACAGTACGACTTCTTTGCCACCAGCGAACTGCTTTTTTATGATCGTGCTGAGCGCGGCGCGCATATCGCCAAGGAGTGTTCCATGCTGCACCCGCGCACTATGTTCCGCACGGACTGGCGCGCCTGCGCTGCCGCCGGATATATTTCAGCGCTCTTTGCTAAAACCACACCGCGCCACGCGCACGAACCCGGACGGTTTGAATTTTTTGAAGAGATGCTTTCGTATGCCGAAGAATTCGGACGCGTACCGGAATTTTTAATCTGGTTCGATCTGCACTTTGCCGAATATCAGGGCTGTAAACTTCAGCTGAACGATGACGAACGGCGCGTCTATCGCTTCTCTGCCGAATACGGCGGCGTCATCAAGCCCGACTACGCCGCCGCCAACCGCATCGCCGCCGCGCCGCTTGCGCCGCAGGCCGTTGAGCTTTTAAAAGCATGGCAGCAGATCGATAATCCGGCAGAAGCGCTGCAAATGAAAATTAACCCGGCCTGCAGTGCACAAATCGACCGCGTCCTCGAAAAATTCGTCGCTTACCAATTCGACCTCCCGCCCCACGTCCGCTGTACCGCCATCGAAACCCTCCGCGCAGCTTAA
- the mgtE gene encoding magnesium transporter, with translation MDNINRIKEQINFCIRSELWAKLPELLDQLHPADIADVIRHSSDDAQIKLFDLLSDETKADVYIELDDTTAEDILEDLTVEEISDIIEEMAPDDAADLLGDLEKERSEEVLDLMPPEESEEVRELLSHDKYTAGGIMTTDLIALPGTKTAAEAIEHVGSLDLNEPFYLIYVIDVANHLIGYVQLWQLLRTENRHKTLAQLAETALFTAQTDTDQEEVARIMSKYDLTSLPVVDAENRLVGRVTVDDMVDVIEEEASEDIFKLAGSDNTELKDPSPFASCQARLPWLFITLFSGFVTSMILKGFMHSISMMEVLALSFFVPIVMGMGGNTGIQSSTLIIRGLALGTFSHKTLRRMLLREMSIGMMMGIICGTIIGLWARFVISTTTAFHPVFLAFCVGAALFSAMTFAAVFGAAVPLVLNHFKIDPAVASGPFVSASNDITALLIYYGVTFALISPLI, from the coding sequence ATGGATAATATTAACCGCATCAAAGAGCAGATTAATTTCTGCATCCGCAGCGAACTCTGGGCAAAACTCCCGGAGCTGCTCGATCAACTCCATCCGGCGGATATTGCAGATGTTATCCGGCATTCGTCCGATGATGCACAGATAAAACTCTTTGATCTGCTTTCCGATGAAACCAAGGCCGATGTTTATATCGAGCTTGACGACACTACTGCTGAAGACATTCTTGAAGATCTGACAGTTGAAGAAATCTCTGATATTATTGAGGAAATGGCGCCGGACGACGCAGCGGACCTGCTTGGTGATCTGGAAAAAGAGCGCAGCGAAGAGGTGCTCGATTTAATGCCGCCGGAGGAGTCCGAAGAGGTACGTGAACTGCTTAGCCATGATAAATATACCGCCGGCGGGATTATGACGACGGATCTCATCGCCCTGCCCGGTACAAAAACAGCAGCGGAAGCAATCGAGCATGTCGGCTCACTGGATCTCAATGAACCGTTTTACCTGATTTATGTCATTGATGTGGCAAACCATTTGATCGGCTATGTGCAGCTTTGGCAGTTATTGAGGACAGAAAACCGGCACAAAACACTTGCACAGCTCGCCGAAACCGCGCTGTTTACGGCGCAGACAGATACCGACCAGGAAGAAGTTGCGCGCATCATGTCAAAATACGATTTAACATCACTGCCGGTGGTAGACGCTGAAAACCGGCTCGTCGGCCGCGTGACGGTTGATGACATGGTCGATGTGATTGAAGAAGAAGCCTCGGAGGATATTTTTAAACTTGCCGGTTCAGATAATACCGAACTGAAAGACCCATCGCCGTTCGCATCTTGCCAGGCGCGTCTGCCGTGGCTGTTCATCACCCTCTTTTCAGGCTTCGTCACCAGCATGATTTTAAAAGGATTCATGCACAGCATTTCCATGATGGAAGTACTGGCGCTCAGCTTTTTTGTTCCAATCGTTATGGGTATGGGAGGGAACACCGGCATTCAATCGTCTACGCTGATCATTCGCGGACTGGCGCTCGGGACATTTTCACACAAAACACTGCGCCGGATGCTGTTGAGGGAGATGAGCATCGGAATGATGATGGGCATAATCTGCGGAACGATTATTGGATTGTGGGCGCGGTTCGTTATCAGCACAACGACGGCTTTTCATCCGGTGTTCCTCGCATTCTGCGTCGGCGCTGCGCTGTTCAGCGCAATGACATTTGCTGCGGTTTTCGGCGCGGCGGTGCCGCTGGTGCTGAACCATTTTAAAATTGATCCGGCGGTCGCTTCCGGTCCGTTCGTCAGTGCGTCGAACGATATCACTGCCCTGCTGATTTATTACGGCGTCACTTTTGCTCTGATTAGCCCGCTTATCTAA
- a CDS encoding divergent PAP2 family protein — protein sequence MNTLHISFWCAAAGWLTAQLIKMLISLIQQHRLDFRYLVSTGGMPSAHSAFVCAAATTIGITEGLSSAMFSFSVIFAFVVMFDAQTVRAAAGRQARLLNQIVDELFTERHFSDEKLKELLGHTRIEVFFGMLTGVVVALAILRWV from the coding sequence ATGAACACGCTCCATATCTCATTCTGGTGCGCAGCGGCCGGCTGGCTGACAGCGCAGCTGATTAAAATGCTGATTTCACTAATTCAGCAGCACCGGCTCGATTTCCGCTATCTGGTAAGTACCGGCGGGATGCCGAGCGCGCATTCAGCATTCGTTTGCGCCGCCGCAACAACAATTGGAATAACAGAGGGCTTAAGCTCTGCCATGTTTTCATTCAGTGTTATCTTTGCGTTCGTCGTGATGTTTGATGCCCAAACAGTCCGCGCCGCAGCGGGGCGTCAGGCGCGTCTGTTAAATCAGATTGTCGATGAACTTTTTACGGAACGTCATTTTTCTGATGAAAAACTCAAAGAACTGCTGGGTCACACACGCATCGAAGTATTTTTCGGCATGCTCACCGGCGTTGTTGTTGCACTGGCAATTTTACGGTGGGTTTAA
- a CDS encoding SDR family oxidoreductase: MIKKGGTYVVMGLLNTDSIAYATGRMLTELGGKVIYTVQNERLKKIFFDRGCTDLTPEQKCAMDIRYCDVLVEEEIRSLFKEIGEIQGVVHSIAYANPKTCLGDRVYTDAAEDIKQGFQISCASLAAVTQFAQEHMPRGGSVVTLSFASQLAFPYYNWMGVNKAALEALVRALAREFGREHVRVNAVSAGPLTTKAAKSIPHFAHLARTWKKISPLPWDPVRDKTEVANAVVFLLGQYSRRITGQTIYVDGGASSIGGELLPYERPFKTMPAKRKAEAKLRLERMRALQRSYLLE, from the coding sequence ATGATTAAAAAAGGCGGTACATACGTTGTGATGGGACTGCTCAATACCGATTCGATTGCATATGCCACCGGCAGAATGCTGACGGAGCTTGGCGGAAAAGTCATTTATACCGTGCAGAACGAACGGTTGAAAAAAATCTTTTTTGATCGCGGCTGTACCGATTTAACGCCCGAACAGAAGTGTGCAATGGACATTCGTTATTGTGATGTCCTTGTGGAAGAAGAAATCCGCAGCCTGTTCAAGGAAATCGGTGAAATTCAGGGTGTTGTCCATTCCATCGCCTACGCCAACCCGAAAACCTGCCTCGGCGACCGCGTTTACACCGATGCCGCCGAAGATATTAAGCAGGGCTTTCAAATCAGCTGTGCGTCGCTTGCCGCCGTCACGCAATTCGCACAGGAGCACATGCCGCGCGGCGGATCTGTTGTAACGCTCTCATTCGCATCGCAACTGGCATTTCCTTATTATAACTGGATGGGTGTCAATAAAGCGGCGCTTGAAGCTCTTGTTCGTGCGCTGGCGCGTGAATTCGGTCGCGAGCACGTGCGCGTTAATGCCGTTTCCGCCGGACCGCTTACCACCAAAGCAGCCAAATCCATTCCGCACTTTGCGCACCTCGCACGCACCTGGAAAAAAATCAGTCCGCTGCCGTGGGATCCGGTCCGCGACAAAACAGAAGTTGCCAATGCCGTCGTCTTCTTGCTCGGACAATATTCCCGCCGCATCACCGGACAAACCATCTATGTTGATGGCGGTGCATCATCTATCGGCGGTGAGCTGCTGCCGTATGAACGCCCGTTTAAAACCATGCCGGCAAAGCGTAAAGCTGAAGCAAAACTCCGCCTCGAGCGGATGCGTGCTTTGCAGAGAAGCTATTTGTTAGAATAA
- a CDS encoding ketose-bisphosphate aldolase produces the protein MIVTTKELFKHAYGKYAVGAYNINNAEQIMGLFRGCMDSKAPFIVQISKGARSYTDTRMLEAMIRAADEIFPNAIFAVHLDHGDEVTCMDCINSGFYSSVMIDASHESFEENIAITRRVADAAHAKNIVVEAELGQLGGVEEHVSVSEADAKLTDPAQAKEFVERSDCDSLACAIGTSHGAFKFSGSQGLHFDVLADIQKALPGFPLVMHGSSSVPQDEVARINAAGGKLAGAKGVDEKQFLPAAKLGVTKINIDTDGRLVWCRVHRESFRDNPENFDLRPPGKIFMAEYAKYIAHKNTVLGSAGQLDSVREMLKK, from the coding sequence ATGATTGTAACAACGAAGGAACTGTTTAAGCACGCATACGGCAAATATGCCGTCGGAGCGTATAACATTAATAATGCTGAGCAGATTATGGGTCTGTTTCGCGGCTGCATGGACAGTAAAGCCCCGTTTATTGTCCAGATTTCAAAAGGTGCACGCTCATACACCGACACCCGCATGCTCGAAGCGATGATTCGCGCAGCTGATGAAATTTTTCCGAACGCCATCTTTGCGGTACACCTTGACCACGGTGACGAAGTCACCTGTATGGATTGTATCAACAGCGGTTTTTACAGTTCTGTGATGATTGACGCCAGTCATGAATCGTTTGAAGAAAATATCGCCATTACACGCCGTGTTGCCGACGCCGCGCATGCCAAAAATATTGTGGTTGAAGCGGAGCTCGGACAGCTCGGCGGCGTGGAAGAGCATGTTTCTGTCAGTGAAGCCGATGCGAAACTGACTGATCCGGCACAGGCCAAAGAGTTTGTAGAACGCAGCGACTGCGACAGCCTGGCATGTGCCATCGGAACATCTCACGGTGCATTTAAATTCAGCGGCTCACAGGGACTGCACTTCGACGTGCTCGCCGATATTCAAAAAGCACTGCCGGGCTTCCCGCTTGTCATGCACGGCTCCAGTTCCGTTCCTCAGGATGAAGTTGCGCGTATTAACGCCGCCGGCGGAAAACTGGCCGGAGCCAAAGGAGTAGATGAAAAACAATTCCTGCCCGCCGCAAAACTCGGTGTAACTAAAATTAATATTGATACCGACGGACGTCTCGTGTGGTGCCGTGTACACCGCGAAAGCTTCCGCGATAATCCGGAGAACTTCGACCTGCGTCCGCCGGGAAAAATTTTTATGGCAGAATACGCCAAATACATCGCACATAAAAATACCGTTCTCGGCAGTGCCGGACAGCTCGACAGCGTCCGCGAAATGCTCAAAAAGTAA
- a CDS encoding glycosyltransferase family 39 protein gives MAKNQHNHQPFEATLQDLVYSVDAGTGLKIIRTVLYCLFFIGLAVIYTGREFRGFNNEAAMDYAQLGRNLAQTGRYITHCVRPFSIAQVSANTFNGDALIERHPELFRPPMYPAILAAQFKFYDLVGVNIFPNNDEFIGMRIYPAEQWVILPLHHFFTGMAGLMMYLLGKNLFSKKIALAGVTTYFLTNAVWCDSLLGTGIPVLVFFILSAAYFLILALVRRRERKSRWGWLVLFGLSILFSGAAFLTSYPAIPVIIGLALFTLLMGTKRQRSGHLVFFYLTGALLIASPWLMNNYRISGSPFGLALHMALAGTDNYPSNDSLVRTLNPEFNLLEDIDAVKTKWKKNFGDIYENNLTTLGGGLLIAFFMITFFYRFVRVSVHTLRWGIGLAMVLLLAGVPLFNNDAMRYYHIFLPFVILYGLSFFFVMLDRLDITVDIYKNAITWLVVGLNALPLFFNVLMSPPPGPVYPPYFAPFVMRVSELLRPNEVICSDMPWATAWYGKRLSILLPQTLDEYYEINDYRKYISGMYLTTLTKDKPFISSLLDGPEKTWFPIMMGRMPPDFPLKQGFALNKQDQLFLTDSIRWGIAPQQGEGGGEGGQPPAEGGEAQ, from the coding sequence ATGGCTAAAAACCAGCATAACCATCAGCCGTTTGAAGCGACACTTCAGGATCTGGTGTACAGTGTCGATGCCGGAACCGGTCTGAAAATTATTCGCACCGTGTTGTACTGTTTGTTTTTTATCGGGTTGGCAGTGATTTATACCGGACGTGAATTTCGCGGTTTCAATAACGAGGCAGCGATGGATTATGCACAGCTCGGCCGTAATCTGGCGCAGACAGGGCGGTACATTACGCATTGTGTTCGTCCGTTCAGCATTGCGCAGGTTTCGGCGAACACCTTTAATGGCGATGCACTGATTGAACGTCATCCCGAGCTTTTCCGTCCGCCGATGTATCCGGCGATCCTTGCAGCGCAGTTTAAATTTTATGATCTGGTCGGCGTAAATATTTTCCCGAACAATGATGAATTTATCGGTATGCGCATCTATCCGGCAGAACAATGGGTAATTCTGCCGCTGCATCATTTTTTCACCGGTATGGCGGGACTGATGATGTATTTGCTCGGGAAAAATCTATTTTCCAAGAAAATTGCGCTGGCCGGTGTAACCACGTACTTTTTAACTAACGCTGTCTGGTGCGACAGTCTGCTCGGCACCGGGATTCCGGTTCTCGTATTTTTCATTCTCAGCGCGGCTTATTTTCTAATTTTAGCACTGGTGCGGCGGCGTGAACGTAAATCGCGCTGGGGCTGGCTGGTGTTGTTTGGACTTTCCATTCTTTTCTCCGGTGCAGCATTTTTAACCAGTTATCCTGCCATTCCGGTGATCATTGGCCTCGCACTGTTCACACTGCTGATGGGAACAAAGCGGCAGCGCAGCGGGCACCTTGTCTTTTTTTATCTCACCGGTGCGCTGCTCATTGCATCGCCCTGGCTGATGAACAACTATCGCATATCCGGTTCACCGTTCGGCCTTGCTCTGCACATGGCACTTGCCGGTACGGATAATTATCCGTCCAATGATTCACTCGTCCGCACGCTGAATCCGGAATTCAACCTGCTGGAAGATATTGACGCGGTAAAAACCAAGTGGAAAAAAAACTTTGGAGATATCTACGAAAACAATCTCACCACGCTCGGCGGCGGATTGCTGATTGCATTTTTTATGATCACTTTCTTCTACCGCTTCGTACGCGTTTCCGTTCACACACTGCGGTGGGGCATCGGACTGGCGATGGTTTTATTGCTGGCCGGTGTTCCGTTATTTAATAACGATGCCATGCGTTATTATCATATCTTTCTGCCGTTCGTTATTCTCTACGGACTTTCATTCTTTTTTGTCATGCTCGATAGGCTCGATATTACCGTGGACATTTATAAAAACGCTATCACCTGGCTTGTCGTCGGGCTGAACGCATTGCCGCTGTTTTTCAACGTGCTGATGAGCCCGCCGCCGGGGCCGGTGTATCCGCCGTACTTTGCACCGTTCGTTATGCGTGTCAGTGAACTGCTGCGCCCGAACGAAGTCATTTGTTCCGACATGCCGTGGGCCACAGCGTGGTACGGTAAACGTCTGTCTATTCTACTGCCGCAGACGCTCGACGAATATTATGAAATCAATGACTACCGCAAATACATTAGCGGCATGTATCTTACCACACTGACAAAAGATAAACCGTTCATTTCATCACTGCTTGACGGCCCCGAAAAAACCTGGTTTCCCATCATGATGGGGCGCATGCCGCCGGACTTTCCGCTCAAGCAGGGCTTTGCGCTCAACAAACAGGATCAGCTCTTTCTCACCGACAGCATCCGCTGGGGCATTGCACCGCAGCAGGGTGAAGGCGGCGGCGAGGGCGGCCAGCCGCCCGCTGAAGGCGGCGAAGCACAATAA
- the fmt gene encoding methionyl-tRNA formyltransferase encodes MKIIYFGSAAIGFPTLEKLLASEHELLAAVTQPDRPAGRRRRLTLCPVKQFALDRKIPVLSPENAADAYTELTALNADLFVVVAYGQYIPQSIRELPAHGAINLHPSLLPKYRGSSPIQWAIANGDTVTGVSIIYVAKKMDAGDVLLQKKYPIAPDDTAATLEPRLAELGGDLMLQAISQICAGTNKPVPQDENSAVEVRKLSKEDGIINWNLPAETIRNRIRAFQPWPGVSCELPNGERLKILCAAVESGSGAPGEIININSAGPLVATGGNALRMLEVQPAGKKSMDAAAWLRGHTLSVGGRLR; translated from the coding sequence ATGAAAATTATTTATTTCGGATCGGCGGCCATTGGATTTCCAACGCTGGAAAAACTGCTGGCATCGGAGCATGAACTGCTCGCCGCCGTTACGCAGCCCGACCGTCCCGCTGGACGCCGCCGGCGTTTAACGCTGTGTCCTGTAAAGCAATTTGCTCTCGATCGCAAAATCCCAGTGCTGTCACCGGAAAATGCAGCTGACGCATATACTGAACTCACCGCGCTGAATGCCGATCTTTTTGTTGTTGTCGCCTACGGACAATACATACCGCAATCTATTCGTGAACTGCCGGCGCACGGGGCAATTAATCTGCATCCGTCGCTGCTGCCGAAATATCGCGGCTCGTCGCCGATTCAATGGGCAATTGCCAACGGCGATACCGTCACAGGCGTTTCCATCATATACGTCGCGAAAAAAATGGATGCCGGTGATGTTTTATTGCAAAAAAAATATCCGATTGCGCCGGACGACACCGCCGCCACACTGGAGCCGCGGCTCGCCGAACTCGGTGGAGATTTAATGCTGCAGGCGATCAGTCAGATTTGTGCCGGAACAAACAAACCGGTGCCGCAGGACGAAAACAGTGCGGTCGAAGTCCGCAAACTCTCCAAAGAAGATGGAATCATCAACTGGAATTTACCGGCGGAAACCATTCGCAACCGCATTCGCGCTTTTCAGCCGTGGCCCGGCGTATCCTGTGAACTGCCGAACGGTGAGCGGCTGAAAATTCTGTGCGCCGCTGTTGAATCCGGCTCCGGCGCGCCCGGCGAAATTATTAACATAAACTCAGCCGGACCGTTGGTTGCTACCGGTGGGAATGCACTGCGTATGCTCGAAGTTCAACCCGCCGGGAAAAAATCGATGGATGCCGCCGCGTGGCTGCGCGGGCATACATTGTCCGTTGGTGGGAGGTTAAGGTAG
- a CDS encoding tetratricopeptide repeat protein, which produces MRARIILSGIVAMAGAVVGGCTTSSSRPQPGKTAQAEALSHYSLALLANSNSDSSGALQHFEAALKLDPHEPKLYEALTALALKLHNEDKAIHTAGAYAKRFQESDAAQLMPGRVYITLKQPENAEAAFQAAVKKLPHSPECVMALAQFYLTEKNCAGAIQTLRTALSVQPENTGILQLLGILYVESARDTADKTAGDKALHNGIIQFRKLLKIDPDNDTVRQQLGLVLLSTGEEAEGAEIFRQFYLKTPADIDAARQYLSILLLAKKFDEAIALSGELAKNTETSPDAWLQLLEESLPAEEHPRLIRYLEKIISGTPDAAEFYYARLAALYPETDADTAETILQAGLQRYPENARLKAVFGFLRVRQNRFDDAYLILNSVRYSGDGKNWLENTFFILNFVLAAQLSGHSGDAAEILAASGEKLPAVLAYYIRTLIAGNTSLTISNAVNLLEGTAARAPDAPAPFYYLMYLYADLKNYDSALKTAVRCEQLAAGRDEERFLDSGFYYRLGAINERLGKLNDAEAAFCSAIEAGDEDIRASARNYIAYMWAERGEKLDTGLELIQLALQHEPDSGAYIDTLGWIYFQLGRYSDALTELLRALEIESTDAVIWEHLGDTYFKLGDRTAAIQHWQKAVEIDPGNNAARRLEEHRQDDSVP; this is translated from the coding sequence GTGCGCGCCCGTATTATCCTTTCCGGCATTGTCGCAATGGCCGGTGCTGTGGTCGGCGGATGCACAACCTCTTCATCAAGGCCTCAGCCCGGTAAAACAGCACAGGCTGAGGCTTTATCTCATTACAGCCTGGCTCTGCTTGCAAATTCCAACAGCGATTCTTCCGGCGCACTGCAGCATTTTGAAGCAGCGTTAAAACTCGACCCGCACGAACCAAAACTTTATGAAGCGCTCACCGCTCTTGCACTGAAACTGCATAATGAGGACAAAGCTATTCACACCGCCGGCGCCTATGCAAAACGCTTTCAGGAAAGCGATGCCGCACAGTTGATGCCGGGACGTGTTTACATCACACTGAAACAGCCGGAAAATGCTGAAGCAGCGTTCCAGGCGGCCGTAAAAAAACTGCCGCACTCGCCGGAGTGTGTCATGGCACTGGCACAGTTTTATCTGACAGAAAAAAACTGCGCCGGCGCAATTCAAACGCTGCGCACCGCGCTCTCTGTACAGCCTGAAAATACCGGGATCCTGCAACTGCTCGGAATTCTGTATGTTGAGTCTGCACGGGATACTGCCGATAAAACCGCCGGTGACAAAGCGCTGCACAACGGAATTATCCAGTTCCGCAAGCTGCTGAAAATTGACCCCGACAATGATACCGTGCGCCAACAGCTTGGACTTGTCCTGCTCAGTACCGGAGAAGAGGCTGAAGGTGCCGAAATTTTCCGGCAGTTCTATCTGAAAACGCCGGCGGATATCGATGCCGCACGGCAGTATCTCAGCATCCTGCTGCTCGCCAAAAAATTTGATGAGGCGATTGCGCTTTCCGGCGAACTGGCAAAAAACACAGAAACCAGCCCGGATGCGTGGTTGCAGTTGCTGGAAGAATCGCTGCCGGCGGAAGAGCATCCGCGCCTGATCCGGTATCTTGAGAAAATCATTTCCGGCACACCGGACGCTGCAGAGTTCTATTACGCGCGTCTTGCCGCGCTCTATCCCGAAACTGACGCCGATACCGCTGAAACAATTTTGCAGGCCGGTTTGCAGCGTTATCCGGAAAATGCACGGCTCAAAGCGGTGTTCGGATTTCTGCGCGTCCGGCAGAACCGGTTCGATGATGCGTATCTGATTTTAAACAGTGTTCGCTATTCCGGTGACGGCAAAAACTGGCTGGAAAATACCTTTTTTATTCTCAACTTTGTGCTCGCCGCGCAACTCAGCGGACATTCCGGCGACGCAGCAGAAATACTGGCGGCATCGGGTGAAAAACTGCCGGCGGTACTGGCGTATTATATCCGCACACTCATTGCCGGAAACACATCGCTGACAATTTCTAACGCGGTAAATTTACTCGAAGGTACTGCCGCCCGCGCACCAGACGCACCGGCACCGTTTTATTATCTGATGTATTTATATGCAGATTTGAAAAATTATGACTCCGCGCTGAAGACGGCAGTACGTTGCGAACAGCTTGCCGCAGGTCGCGACGAAGAGCGCTTTCTCGACAGCGGGTTTTATTATCGGCTCGGTGCAATCAACGAACGGCTCGGCAAACTTAACGATGCAGAAGCTGCCTTCTGCAGTGCCATCGAGGCCGGCGACGAAGACATCAGAGCATCGGCGCGGAATTATATTGCGTATATGTGGGCGGAACGCGGTGAAAAGCTGGATACCGGATTGGAACTGATTCAACTGGCGCTGCAGCACGAACCCGACAGCGGCGCTTACATCGACACTCTCGGTTGGATCTATTTTCAGCTCGGACGTTACAGCGACGCGCTCACCGAATTATTGCGCGCACTTGAAATTGAAAGTACCGATGCCGTCATCTGGGAACATCTCGGCGACACCTATTTCAAACTCGGAGACCGTACTGCCGCGATCCAACACTGGCAAAAAGCGGTGGAAATTGACCCGGGAAACAATGCCGCGAGACGGCTGGAAGAACACAGGCAGGACGATTCAGTCCCTTAA